One window of Oscillibacter hominis genomic DNA carries:
- a CDS encoding DUF6870 family protein encodes MKLTTQELEQMRSVDIGAVAAESLPDVSGMTFDNALSRKERISRFLQTVKNPYCFCIGGVGVKIEFAESGPSLQDKLTDFLLRQRSGL; translated from the coding sequence GTGAAATTAACTACACAGGAACTTGAACAAATGAGAAGCGTTGACATTGGCGCGGTGGCTGCCGAGTCCCTGCCTGATGTGAGCGGTATGACCTTTGACAATGCGCTTTCCCGAAAGGAGCGCATCTCTCGATTTTTGCAGACTGTCAAAAATCCATACTGCTTTTGCATCGGTGGCGTTGGCGTGAAAATTGAATTTGCTGAAAGCGGGCCATCTCTCCAAGATAAGCTGACAGATTTCCTGCTGCGGCAAAGAAGCGGGCTGTAA
- a CDS encoding sigma-70 family RNA polymerase sigma factor produces the protein MTTINLKDIYYWYTQDQLIEVSDEVAEVFKADARYEMAYQRRLSRHKAQYSLDCDDGIEYSACLHEPTPQELLERMETFLRLWNALNSLPEIQGRRIDAHIILGKSIKEIAEAEGVHEESIRQSIKRGLERMKKTF, from the coding sequence ATGACTACTATCAATTTGAAAGATATTTATTATTGGTACACGCAGGATCAGCTTATCGAAGTTTCTGACGAGGTGGCCGAGGTATTCAAGGCCGATGCCCGCTATGAGATGGCCTATCAGCGGCGGCTCTCCCGGCACAAGGCACAGTATTCTCTGGACTGCGATGACGGGATTGAATATTCCGCTTGCCTGCATGAGCCGACCCCGCAGGAGCTCCTTGAACGAATGGAAACCTTTCTTCGTCTGTGGAACGCTCTCAATTCTCTGCCGGAGATCCAAGGCCGCAGAATTGACGCGCATATCATTCTTGGCAAGTCGATTAAGGAAATTGCCGAGGCCGAGGGCGTACATGAGGAGTCTATTCGCCAGTCGATCAAGCGTGGCCTTGAACGCATGAAAAAAACTTTTTGA
- a CDS encoding metal-dependent transcriptional regulator — MKLHTAGEDYLEAVLILQKKLGMVRSVDVARYMEVSKPSVCYAVGTLREGGFLTTDENHYLHLTDLGQEVAEKIYERHCFLTKQLISIGVDPETAEADACRIEHDISAETYERLKELVTKE; from the coding sequence ATGAAACTTCATACTGCCGGAGAGGATTATTTGGAGGCCGTGCTTATACTTCAAAAGAAGCTCGGTATGGTGCGTTCCGTGGATGTTGCTCGGTACATGGAGGTTTCAAAACCCAGCGTTTGTTACGCAGTAGGAACTTTACGAGAGGGCGGCTTTTTGACAACAGACGAAAACCATTATCTACACCTGACCGATCTTGGCCAGGAGGTGGCTGAAAAAATCTACGAGCGCCATTGTTTTTTAACGAAGCAACTTATATCTATAGGCGTTGATCCTGAAACGGCGGAGGCTGATGCCTGCCGGATTGAACATGATATTAGCGCAGAAACCTATGAACGGCTGAAAGAATTAGTCACGAAAGAATAA
- a CDS encoding ABC transporter ATP-binding protein encodes MFALFSRILKLSGRYKSRIQGAFVCAFLESILSKMPIFLAFVVLSGFANKTITGQTCLYVGLGLAAIVLVQMLVHYLSDSLQSAAGYLMFADKRIELGGHLRKLPMGYFTSGNIGKISSVLSTDMVFIEEVAMSTLGNMMSYLLSSLVLLAFMFYLNWQLGLIAAIVTILAWLVSKGMNKVSLREAAGRQEQSERLTDAVLSFVEGIGVIKSYNLLGEKSEELSGNFKRSRNTSLDFERKMTPWTMGLNILYGIGIAAIFGLSIVLEQSGALSLAYVLGVLLFVFDLFGPLKALYGEASRLTVMNAALDRIEAVLDEPELSDNGKQHIPAQAQPGQPEVLFNDVTFAYQDKEVLHHIGFAMKKNSMTALVGPSGSGKSTIANLLARLWDVKSGNVTIRGVDIRNVPLSELMDQISMVFQRVYLFQDTIYNNIIMGKPDATEEEVYEAARKARCYDFIMALPDGFQTVVGEGGATLSGGEKQRISIARCILKDAPIVILDEATASVDTDNESYIQEAISELVKGKTLLVIAHRLNTIQNADQILVIDNGQIAQQGTHEELLKQPGIYQDFVNIRKSAAGWSLA; translated from the coding sequence ATGTTTGCTTTGTTTTCAAGAATATTGAAACTTTCCGGCCGTTATAAGAGCCGTATTCAGGGCGCATTTGTTTGTGCGTTTCTGGAATCCATTCTGTCCAAAATGCCGATTTTTCTGGCCTTTGTGGTTTTGAGTGGATTTGCAAACAAGACCATTACCGGGCAGACTTGCCTTTATGTGGGACTTGGCCTTGCCGCTATTGTGCTGGTTCAGATGCTCGTCCATTATCTTAGTGACAGCCTGCAAAGTGCAGCGGGATATTTGATGTTCGCTGACAAGCGTATCGAATTGGGCGGCCATCTGCGGAAACTTCCGATGGGATATTTCACTTCCGGCAATATTGGCAAGATCAGTTCTGTCCTCAGTACCGACATGGTGTTCATTGAAGAAGTCGCTATGAGTACGCTGGGAAACATGATGAGCTATCTGCTGTCCTCGCTGGTTTTGCTGGCGTTCATGTTTTATCTGAATTGGCAGCTTGGCTTGATCGCTGCGATAGTTACTATTTTGGCATGGCTGGTATCTAAGGGAATGAACAAAGTTTCCCTACGAGAAGCAGCAGGCCGTCAGGAGCAGAGTGAACGGCTTACCGATGCGGTGCTGTCTTTTGTGGAGGGCATTGGTGTTATTAAGAGCTATAACCTGCTTGGAGAAAAATCCGAAGAACTGTCCGGCAATTTCAAGCGTTCCAGAAATACATCGCTTGACTTTGAACGAAAAATGACCCCGTGGACAATGGGGCTGAATATCCTTTACGGTATTGGTATTGCGGCAATTTTCGGCCTGTCTATTGTGTTGGAACAGAGCGGTGCGCTTTCTTTGGCTTATGTGTTGGGTGTTCTACTATTTGTATTTGATCTTTTTGGCCCGTTGAAGGCTCTCTATGGAGAAGCATCCAGACTAACCGTTATGAACGCTGCCCTTGATCGTATTGAAGCGGTATTGGATGAACCGGAACTTTCCGACAACGGAAAGCAGCATATTCCGGCTCAGGCACAGCCGGGACAGCCGGAAGTCCTGTTCAACGATGTTACATTTGCTTATCAGGATAAAGAGGTTCTGCATCATATCGGTTTTGCCATGAAGAAAAATTCTATGACAGCGCTGGTTGGACCGTCCGGTAGCGGTAAGTCCACCATTGCAAACTTGCTGGCGCGACTTTGGGATGTAAAATCCGGCAATGTGACGATAAGGGGCGTGGATATTCGCAATGTACCTCTGTCGGAATTGATGGATCAGATCAGCATGGTATTCCAGCGCGTGTATCTGTTTCAGGACACCATTTACAACAATATCATCATGGGAAAGCCGGATGCCACGGAAGAAGAAGTCTATGAGGCTGCCAGAAAAGCCCGCTGCTATGATTTCATTATGGCTTTGCCCGACGGATTCCAAACGGTGGTTGGTGAGGGCGGTGCAACACTTTCTGGCGGCGAAAAACAGCGTATTTCGATTGCCCGCTGTATTCTGAAAGACGCGCCTATTGTCATTTTGGATGAAGCTACCGCAAGTGTAGATACGGACAATGAAAGCTATATTCAGGAGGCTATTTCCGAATTGGTGAAGGGAAAGACCCTGCTTGTAATCGCTCACCGCCTAAATACCATCCAGAACGCCGATCAGATTTTAGTTATAGACAACGGCCAGATTGCACAGCAAGGAACCCATGAGGAACTTTTGAAACAGCCTGGTATCTATCAGGATTTTGTCAATATCCGAAAGAGTGCGGCTGGCTGGAGTCTTGCTTAA